Proteins from one Gasterosteus aculeatus chromosome 11, fGasAcu3.hap1.1, whole genome shotgun sequence genomic window:
- the kcna7 gene encoding potassium voltage-gated channel subfamily A member 7 — MDHQDKGGGTGGGGGGGGGGQTNENEKAEDVVDEEKWTKDKNNKLEKEIGGKEPGRGAAKEKRRCPWRSGWALAERLAINVSGMRYETQLRTLAQFPDSLLGDPGRRLRYFDPVRNELFLDRSRVCFDAILYFYQSGGRLRRPANVPLDMFLEELRFYELGEETIDRYKAEEGFSKEEERPLPTNDLQRRLWMLFEYPESSGGARIIAIISVMVIVLSILIFCLETLPEFRLEKEQREQFTTMPHPTIANETISVPPGFNPFQDPFFIVETICIIWFSFELIVRLICAPSKVHFFKDVMNTIDFFAIIPYFVTLGTEMAKDKGAPPSVSLALIRVIRLVRVFRIFKLSRHSKGLQILGQTLKASLRELALLIFFLFIGVILFSSAAYFAEVDSKDTAFTSIPGAFWWAVVTMTTVGYGDMYPETVGGKLVGSMCAIAGVLTISLPVPVIVSNFSYFYHRENECEETTQYKHVSTLLWDGEDDGEGEREEGADEELEHTGDYAPLYGPDGGGGGGICPPLNGSLLVGLCAGQEAAGRRGTNFYLNETLVTQV; from the exons ATGGATCATCAGGACAAAGGAGGaggcacaggaggaggaggaggaggaggaggaggagggcagacTAACGAGAACGAGAAGGCCGAGGACGTCGTCGATGAAGAGAAGTGGACCAAAGACAAGAACAACAAGCTGGAGAAGGAAATCGGCGGGAAGGAGCCCGGCAGGGGGGCCGCCAAGGAGAAGCGCCGCTGCCCCTGGAGGAGCGGCTGGGCCCTGGCCGAGCGCCTGGCCATCAACGTGTCGGGGATGCGCTACGAGACCCAGCTCCGCACCCTGGCCCAGTTCCCCGACTCGCTGCTGGGCGACCCCGGCCGGCGCCTGCGCTACTTCGACCCCGTGCGCAACGAGCTCTTCCTGGACCGGAGCCGCGTCTGCTTCGACGCCATCCTCTACTTCTACCAGTCCGGCGGGAGGCTGCGCCGGCCCGCTAACGTGCCGCTGGACATGTTCCTGGAGGAGCTGCGCTTCTACGAGCTCGGGGAGGAGACCATCGACCGCTACAAAGCGGAGGAGGGCTTCtccaaggaggaggagaggcctttACCCACCAATGACTTGCAGCGGCGCCTCTGGATGCTGTTCGAGTACCCGGAGTCCTCCGGCGGAGCTCGGATCATCGCCATCATCAGCGTCATGGTCATCGTGCTCTCCATTCTCATCTTCTGCCTGGAGACGCTGCCTGAGTTCAGGCTTGAGAAGGAACAGAGGGAG cAATTCACCACCATGCCTCACCCCACCATAGCGAACGAAACCATCTCGGTCCCGCCCGGCTTCAACCCCTTCCAGGACCCCTTCTTCATCGTGGAGACCATCTGCATCATCTGGTTCTCCTTCGAACTCATCGTGCGCTTAATCTGCGCTCCGAGCAAGGTGCACTTCTTCAAAGACGTCATGAACACCATCGACTTCTTCGCCATCATTCCCTACTTCGTTACCCTGGGCACGGAGATGGCCAAGGACAAGGGCGCGCCGCCCTCCGTGTCCCTGGCCCTCATCAGGGTCATCAGGCTGGTGAGGGTCTTCAGGATCTTCAAGCTGTCTCGCCACTCCAAGGGCCTCCAGATCCTGGGCCAGACGCTGAAGGCCAGCCTCAGAGAGCTCGCCCTGCTCATCTTCTTCCTGTTCATCGGCGTCATCCTCTTCTCCAGCGCCGCCTACTTTGCGGAGGTGGACAGCAAAGACACGGCGTTCACCAGCATCCCCGGGGCCTTCTGGTGGGCCGTGGTGACCATGACGACAGTGGGCTACGGGGACATGTACCCGGAGACGGTCGGGGGGAAGCTGGTGGGCTCCATGTGCGCCATCGCCGGCGTGCTCACCATCTCGCTGCCGGTGCCCGTCATCGTGTCCAACTTCAGCTACTTCTACCACCGCGAGAACGAGTGCGAGGAGACGACGCAGTACAAGCACGTGTCCACGTTGCTGTGGGACGGGGAGGACGACGGAGAGGGGGAACGCGAGGAAGGGGCGGACGAGGAGCTCGAACACACGGGGGACTACGCCCCCCTGTACGGGccggacggcggcggcggcggcggcatctGCCCGCCGCTCAACGGTTCCCTCCTGGTGGGGCTTTGTGCCGGACAGGAAGCCGCCGGGCGGAGAGGGACAAACTTCTACCTCAACGAAACTCTGGTCACTCAGGTTTAA
- the hsd17b14 gene encoding L-fucose dehydrogenase, whose amino-acid sequence MSLRYPDRVVIVTGGSKGIGRGIVKVFVENGAKVVFCARGGAAGEALEAELNKTGPGSCKFVTCDISKEDDIKRLIDVTVARHGHVDCLVNNAGWHPPHKPTDDVTAQEFRDLLNLNVVSYFLASKYALPYLRQRHGNIINVSSLVATIGQKHAAPYVATKGAIISMTKAMAVDESVHNVRVNCISPGNVLTPLWEELAGQTPDAAAAIKTGETHQLLGRMGTEGESGLAALYLAADATFCTGIDLLLSGGAELNYGIKSQIPS is encoded by the exons ATGTCGCTCCGATACCCCGACAGAGTTGTCATCGTGACCGGGGGATCCAAAGGGATCGGGAGAGGGATCGTCAAAGTGTTTG TGGAGAATGGAGCCAAAGTGGTGTTTTGTGCAAGAGGAG GTGCGGCAGGTGAGGCTCTGGAGGCGGAGCTAAACAAAACAGGACCTGGCTCGTGCAAATTTGTCACATGCGACATCTCCAAAGAGGATGACATCAAG AGGCTGATTGACGTCACGGTGGCGCGTCACGGACACGTGGACTGCCTGGTCAACAACGCGGGGTGGC acccTCCTCACAAACCCACCGATGATGTCACGGCGCAGGAGTTCCGGGACCTGCTGAATCTGAACGTCGTCAGCTACTTCTTGGCTTCTAAG tACGCGCTGCCGTATCTACGTCAGCGTCATGGAAACATCATCAACGTGTCCAGTCTGGTGGCGACCATCGGTCAAAAGCACGCCGCCCCGTACGTGGCCACCAAG ggggcgatcATCTCCATGACTAAGGCGATGGCCGTGGACGAGAGTGTCCACAACGTGAGAGTGAACTG CATCTCTCCAGGCAACGTGCTGACGCCGCTGTGGGAGGAACTAGCAGGACAAACACCCGATGCTGCTGCCGCCATCAAAACAGGAGAAACCCATCAG CTGCTGGGGCGCATGGGGACCGAGGGGGAGTCCGGACTGGCCGCCTTGTACCTGGCCGCGGACGCCACTTTCTGCACCGGGATCGACCTGCTGCTCAGCGGAGGAGCAGAGCTCAACTACGGCATCAAGAGTCAGATCCCCTCCTGA